A portion of the Drosophila sechellia strain sech25 chromosome 2R, ASM438219v1, whole genome shotgun sequence genome contains these proteins:
- the LOC6608703 gene encoding RNA/RNP complex-1-interacting phosphatase isoform X3 — protein MVKDIPDRWLKYKPIGDRVPGTRFIAFKVPLNQHVNAKVEENLRLAPESLLQFVPDLGLIIDLTNTDRYYHPSAITNHDVRHQKLMIPGKQTPSHKLAERFCAFVKDFLESNADNDKLIGVHCTHGVNRTGYLICYFMISVMNKSPEEAIQTFSLARGHEIERNNYLSSLKTLPNRETVSKLAATERRSSTIEDWRKQAADYQRERDVHQKYKHRKS, from the exons ATGGTCAAAGACATACCAGACAG ATGGTTGAAGTACAAACCGATTGGAGATCGTGTTCCTGGCACTCGCTTCATCGCCTTTAAGGTGCCGCTGAATCAG CATGTCAACGCCAAAGTGGAGGAGAATCTTCGCCTGGCGCCCGAATCCCTTCTGCAGTTCGTGCCCGATCTGGGTCTCATAATCGATTTGACCAACACGGACCGATACTACCACCCAAGTGCCATAACCAACCACGATGTGCGCCACCAGAAGCTGATGATCCCCGGAAAGCAGACACCTTCGCATAAGCTAGCTGAAAG ATTCTGTGCTTTCGTGAAAGACTTCCTTGAAAGCAACGCGGATAATG ACAAACTAATTGGTGTCCATTGCACACATGGAGTAAATCGAACTGGTTATCTGATCTGCTACTTCATGATCAGCGTAATGAACAAGTCCCCTGAGGAGGCGATACAAA CCTTTTCATTGGCCCGCGGCCATGAAATCGAACGCAACAATTACTTGAGTTCTCTGAAGACACTCCCGAATCGGGAGACCGTATCGAAGCTGGCTGCCACAGAGAGGAGATCTTCCACAATAGAAGATTGGCGTAAACAAGCTGCCGATTACCAAAGGGAAAGAGATGTGCATCAGAAATACAAACACA gAAAATCGTAA
- the LOC6608703 gene encoding RNA/RNP complex-1-interacting phosphatase isoform X2, producing MVKDIPDRWLKYKPIGDRVPGTRFIAFKVPLNQHVNAKVEENLRLAPESLLQFVPDLGLIIDLTNTDRYYHPSAITNHDVRHQKLMIPGKQTPSHKLAERFCAFVKDFLESNADNDKLIGVHCTHGVNRTGYLICYFMISVMNKSPEEAIQTFSLARGHEIERNNYLSSLKTLPNRETVSKLAATERRSSTIEDWRKQAADYQRERDVHQKYKHRLSGGFKAISYQGDDGKQHQYSRIHRPHPDEEQYRFQSNRSGGGYQLGSNQHPYSRNHRPHPDEEQYRFQSNQSGGGYQLGSRSYQQDPHQRYQRNWDYSRRNYSERNYSERNYGERNYSKKNYSERNYSERNYSEKKYSDQK from the exons ATGGTCAAAGACATACCAGACAG ATGGTTGAAGTACAAACCGATTGGAGATCGTGTTCCTGGCACTCGCTTCATCGCCTTTAAGGTGCCGCTGAATCAG CATGTCAACGCCAAAGTGGAGGAGAATCTTCGCCTGGCGCCCGAATCCCTTCTGCAGTTCGTGCCCGATCTGGGTCTCATAATCGATTTGACCAACACGGACCGATACTACCACCCAAGTGCCATAACCAACCACGATGTGCGCCACCAGAAGCTGATGATCCCCGGAAAGCAGACACCTTCGCATAAGCTAGCTGAAAG ATTCTGTGCTTTCGTGAAAGACTTCCTTGAAAGCAACGCGGATAATG ACAAACTAATTGGTGTCCATTGCACACATGGAGTAAATCGAACTGGTTATCTGATCTGCTACTTCATGATCAGCGTAATGAACAAGTCCCCTGAGGAGGCGATACAAA CCTTTTCATTGGCCCGCGGCCATGAAATCGAACGCAACAATTACTTGAGTTCTCTGAAGACACTCCCGAATCGGGAGACCGTATCGAAGCTGGCTGCCACAGAGAGGAGATCTTCCACAATAGAAGATTGGCGTAAACAAGCTGCCGATTACCAAAGGGAAAGAGATGTGCATCAGAAATACAAACACA GACTGTCAGGAGGCTTTAAAGCGATATCCTATCAGGGAGACGACGGGAAGCAACATCAGTATTCCCGTATCCATAGACCGCATCCAGACGAAGAGCAATATAGGTTTCAAAGTAACCGATCAGGAGGAGGCTATCAGCTGGGCTCGAACCAACATCCTTATTCCCGTAACCATAGACCGCATCCAGACGAAGAGCAATATAGGTTTCAAAGTAACCAATCAGGAGGAG GCTATCAGCTGGGCTCGAGAAGCTATCAACAGGACCCTCATCAAAGGTATCAAAGGAACTGGGATTATTCGAGAAGAAACTACAGCGAAAGAAACTACAGTGAAAGAAACTACGGCGAAAGAAACTACAGTAAAAAAAACTACAGCGAAAGAAACTACAGTGAAAGAAACTACAGCGAAAAAAAGTACAGCGATCAAAAGTAG
- the LOC6608702 gene encoding electron transfer flavoprotein subunit alpha, mitochondrial: MFASNTRNLMRSSILQRCKSTLVVAEHNNEALNPITLNTISAAKKIGGDVTVLVAGTKCGPASEALSKVEGVTKVLVAENAAFNGFTAEALTPLVLAAQSQFKFTHILAGASAFGKNVLPRVAAKLDVSPISEIIDVKSEDTFVRTIYAGNAILTLKSKDAVKVITVRSTNFAPAATSGGSAAVEQAPAGDFASSLSEFVSQELTKSDRPELAGAKVIVSGGRGLKSGDNFKLLYDLADKFGAAVGASRAAVDAGFVANDLQIGQTGKIVAPELYIAVGISGAIQHLAGMKDSKTIVAINKDPEAPIFQVADIGIVADLFKAVPELTGKL; the protein is encoded by the exons atgtttgccagCAACACGCGTAATCTTATGCGCAGCAGCATC TTGCAACGATGCAAGAGCACTTTGGTGGTGGCCGAGCACAACAATGAGGCTCTCAATCCGATCACCCTGAACACCATCTCCGCCGCCAAGAAGATCGGTGGTGATGTCACAGTTCTGGTGGCAGGCACAAAATGCGGACCC GCCTCCGAGGCTCTTTCCAAAGTGGAAGGCGTGACCAAGGTTCTGGTGGCCGAGAATGCCGCCTTCAACGGATTTACCGCTGAGGCGCTGACCCCATTGGTCCTGGCCGCCCAGTCTCAGTTCAAGTTCACCCACATCCTGGCCGGAGCTTCGGCTTTTGGCAAAAACGTGCTGCCCCGCGTGGCGGCCAAACTGGATGTTTCGCCCATTTCGGAGATCATCGATGTTAAGTCGGAGGACACCTTTGTGCGCACTATCTACGCCGGAAATGCCATCCTTACCCTGAAATCCAAGGACGCCGTTAAGGTGATCACCGTGAGGAGCACCAATTTCGCACCGGCAGCCACCAGCGGTGGAAGTGCAGCCGTAGAGCAGGCACCAGCTGGTGACTTCGCCAGCAGCCTGTCCGAGTTTGTATCCCAGGAGCTGACCAAGTCCGATCGCCCCGAGCTGGCCGGAGCCAAGGTTATTGTGTCCGGAGGACGGGGCCTGAAGTCCGGAGATAACTTCAAGCTGCTGTATGATCTGGCCGATAAGTTTGGTGCCGCTGTGGGTGCCTCTCGTGCTGCCGTGGATGCTGGATTTGTGGCCAATGATCTGCAGATCGGTCAGACCGGCAAAATTGTGGCTCCCGAGCTGTACATCGCCGTCGGAATCTCAGGCGCCATCCAGCACTTGGCTGGCATGAAGGACTCCAAGACGATTGTGGCCATCAACAAGGATCCCGAAGCACCCATCTTCCAGGTCGCCGATATTGGCATCGTGGCAGATCTTTTCAAGGCCGTGCCCGAACTAACCGGAAAGTTGTAA
- the LOC6608703 gene encoding RNA/RNP complex-1-interacting phosphatase isoform X1 — MVKDIPDRWLKYKPIGDRVPGTRFIAFKVPLNQHVNAKVEENLRLAPESLLQFVPDLGLIIDLTNTDRYYHPSAITNHDVRHQKLMIPGKQTPSHKLAERFCAFVKDFLESNADNDKLIGVHCTHGVNRTGYLICYFMISVMNKSPEEAIQTFSLARGHEIERNNYLSSLKTLPNRETVSKLAATERRSSTIEDWRKQAADYQRERDVHQKYKHRLSGGFKAISYQGDDGKQHQYSRIHRPHPDEEQYRFQSNRSGGGYQLGSNQHPYSRNHRPHPDEEQYRFQSNQSGGGYQLGSNQHPYSRNHRPHPDEEQYRFQSNQSGGGYQLGSRSYQQDPHQRYQRNWDYSRRNYSERNYSERNYGERNYSKKNYSERNYSERNYSEKKYSDQK, encoded by the exons ATGGTCAAAGACATACCAGACAG ATGGTTGAAGTACAAACCGATTGGAGATCGTGTTCCTGGCACTCGCTTCATCGCCTTTAAGGTGCCGCTGAATCAG CATGTCAACGCCAAAGTGGAGGAGAATCTTCGCCTGGCGCCCGAATCCCTTCTGCAGTTCGTGCCCGATCTGGGTCTCATAATCGATTTGACCAACACGGACCGATACTACCACCCAAGTGCCATAACCAACCACGATGTGCGCCACCAGAAGCTGATGATCCCCGGAAAGCAGACACCTTCGCATAAGCTAGCTGAAAG ATTCTGTGCTTTCGTGAAAGACTTCCTTGAAAGCAACGCGGATAATG ACAAACTAATTGGTGTCCATTGCACACATGGAGTAAATCGAACTGGTTATCTGATCTGCTACTTCATGATCAGCGTAATGAACAAGTCCCCTGAGGAGGCGATACAAA CCTTTTCATTGGCCCGCGGCCATGAAATCGAACGCAACAATTACTTGAGTTCTCTGAAGACACTCCCGAATCGGGAGACCGTATCGAAGCTGGCTGCCACAGAGAGGAGATCTTCCACAATAGAAGATTGGCGTAAACAAGCTGCCGATTACCAAAGGGAAAGAGATGTGCATCAGAAATACAAACACA GACTGTCAGGAGGCTTTAAAGCGATATCCTATCAGGGAGACGACGGGAAGCAACATCAGTATTCCCGTATCCATAGACCGCATCCAGACGAAGAGCAATATAGGTTTCAAAGTAACCGATCAGGAGGAGGCTATCAGCTGGGCTCGAACCAACATCCTTATTCCCGTAACCATAGACCGCATCCAGACGAAGAGCAATATAGGTTTCAAAGTAACCAATCAGGAGGAGGCTATCAGCTGGGCTCGAACCAACATCCTTATTCCCGTAACCATAGACCGCATCCAGACGAAGAGCAATATAGGTTTCAAAGTAACCAATCAGGAGGAGGCTATCAGCTGGGCTCGAGAAGCTATCAACAGGACCCTCATCAAAGGTATCAAAGGAACTGGGATTATTCGAGAAGAAACTACAGCGAAAGAAACTACAGTGAAAGAAACTACGGCGAAAGAAACTACAGTAAAAAAAACTACAGCGAAAGAAACTACAGTGAAAGAAACTACAGCGAAAAAAAGTACAGCGATCAAAAGTAG